In a genomic window of Akkermansia massiliensis:
- a CDS encoding M3 family metallopeptidase: MRLPRQFFHLLLLFLSAALPSPADSSTHPFLDKSRPICWNRLTPDRLEPDIREAMRLTRSAVEEISRLQPEEMTYENTFGALECSNDLLMEGMRKAYVLKSLCDSAELRKAMDSVAPRVSAFLSSVTKDQALWNVLKIAEERLRQTNPGPEQKRYMELTMQSFRDNGADLPPDKRARLEVIDRELTLASQRFNNLYMDARKSWTWTVRDAAFLEGIDNNALQQAREEFQSRSPGHSGPGWTFTLDSAASARVMEKAHREECRKDLWEHLQTVATGACDTEPVIREILSLRREKAHLCGYGTYPDYALRESMAGNGENAMKFVNELLDKVKAPFFREMEALRRLKARLTRQENARLNPWDVAYYTSLQAKEQFRLDQEELRRYFPLPRVLDGLFSLAEQLYGIRVAEVPAGEGAGAVGTWHPDVRFFTIEDVRGNRLGSFYLDLFSRKSKRAGAWMNALDTGSPATRENPGKPRLGMVCLNLHPSAEGAAVLLSHQETRILFHEFGHLLHLMFTRVSTPSLAGTSVPRDFVEVPSQFMENWCWHPDVLKSFARHEKTGLPIPEEMLRSLDASRGNTPALALAGQLLYAKMDLAVHTDPERFAAGPLDEVDAAVAGDMDYFKDFKRTGKLRTARHLFSSPAGYASFYFAYRWAEVLDKDIFEAFERAGGPDRETARKFRKAILEKGYTVPPMQQFMDFMGRKPRMDAMLRKRRLAS, encoded by the coding sequence ATGCGGTTACCCAGGCAGTTTTTCCATCTCCTTCTCCTTTTTCTTTCCGCGGCCCTTCCCTCTCCGGCGGATTCTTCCACCCACCCTTTTCTGGACAAGAGCCGCCCCATTTGCTGGAACCGCCTGACCCCGGACAGGCTGGAACCGGACATCCGGGAAGCGATGCGCCTCACCCGGTCCGCCGTGGAAGAGATCAGCCGTCTCCAACCGGAGGAAATGACGTATGAAAACACGTTCGGCGCCCTGGAATGCAGCAATGACCTCCTCATGGAAGGCATGCGCAAGGCCTATGTCCTGAAAAGCCTGTGCGACAGCGCGGAACTGCGCAAGGCCATGGATTCGGTTGCGCCCCGCGTGTCCGCCTTCCTTTCCTCCGTCACGAAGGACCAGGCCCTGTGGAACGTCCTGAAAATCGCTGAGGAACGCCTGCGGCAGACCAATCCGGGCCCGGAACAGAAACGGTACATGGAGCTGACCATGCAGAGCTTCCGGGACAACGGGGCGGACCTGCCGCCGGACAAGCGCGCGCGGCTTGAGGTAATTGACAGGGAATTGACTCTCGCCTCACAGCGTTTCAACAATCTGTACATGGACGCGCGGAAGTCCTGGACCTGGACGGTGCGGGACGCCGCCTTTCTGGAAGGGATAGACAACAACGCTCTTCAACAGGCGCGGGAGGAGTTCCAGTCACGCAGCCCAGGCCATTCCGGCCCGGGCTGGACGTTTACGCTGGATTCCGCGGCTTCCGCCCGGGTGATGGAGAAGGCGCACCGCGAAGAATGCCGGAAGGATTTATGGGAACATCTCCAGACCGTCGCCACGGGAGCATGCGATACGGAACCCGTCATCCGGGAGATTCTTTCCCTGCGCCGTGAAAAGGCGCATTTGTGCGGGTATGGAACGTATCCGGATTACGCCCTGCGGGAGAGCATGGCGGGAAACGGGGAAAACGCCATGAAGTTCGTGAATGAGCTGCTGGACAAGGTAAAAGCCCCCTTTTTCCGTGAAATGGAAGCGCTGCGCCGACTCAAGGCCCGTCTCACGAGACAGGAAAACGCCCGTCTGAATCCCTGGGACGTGGCGTATTACACCAGCCTCCAGGCAAAGGAACAGTTCCGGCTGGACCAGGAGGAACTGCGCCGTTACTTCCCCCTTCCCCGCGTGCTGGACGGCCTGTTTTCCCTGGCGGAGCAGTTATACGGCATCCGCGTGGCGGAGGTTCCGGCAGGGGAAGGCGCAGGAGCCGTGGGGACCTGGCATCCGGACGTGCGCTTTTTCACCATTGAGGACGTCAGGGGCAACCGCCTGGGATCCTTTTACCTGGACCTCTTTTCCCGCAAAAGCAAAAGGGCCGGAGCATGGATGAACGCGCTGGACACGGGGAGCCCGGCCACGCGGGAAAACCCGGGCAAGCCCCGCCTGGGCATGGTCTGCCTGAACCTTCATCCCTCCGCAGAAGGAGCCGCGGTGCTTCTTTCACATCAGGAGACCAGGATTCTGTTCCATGAATTCGGCCATTTGCTGCACCTGATGTTCACCCGGGTTTCCACCCCCTCCCTGGCGGGGACCAGCGTGCCGCGGGATTTTGTGGAGGTTCCCTCCCAGTTCATGGAGAACTGGTGCTGGCATCCGGACGTGCTGAAAAGCTTCGCGCGCCATGAAAAAACGGGGCTCCCCATTCCGGAGGAAATGCTGCGCTCCCTGGACGCTTCCCGCGGCAATACGCCCGCCCTCGCCCTGGCCGGGCAGCTCCTGTACGCAAAAATGGACCTGGCCGTGCACACGGACCCGGAACGCTTCGCCGCCGGCCCCCTGGACGAGGTGGACGCCGCCGTAGCCGGAGACATGGATTATTTCAAGGATTTCAAACGAACCGGCAAGCTGCGCACGGCGCGCCATTTGTTTTCCTCCCCGGCGGGTTATGCCTCCTTTTACTTCGCCTACCGCTGGGCGGAAGTTCTGGACAAGGACATTTTCGAAGCTTTTGAACGGGCCGGAGGACCGGACAGGGAAACCGCCCGGAAATTCCGTAAGGCCATTCTGGAAAAGGGATATACGGTCCCGCCCATGCAGCAGTTCATGGATTTCATGGGCAGAAAACCACGCATGGACGCCATGCTCCGCAAGAGGCGGCTGGCCTCCTGA
- the cimA gene encoding citramalate synthase: MSTKIFLYDTTLRDGAQSEDVNLSATDKVRIARQLDYLGMDYIEGGWPGANPVETEFFKAMKDVELRNAKLAAFGSTHHPSSTPETDPTLNALVSSGARVAAIFGKSCPRHVEVALAISRERNLEIIGNSISFLKKNLEEAFFDAEHFFDGFKRDPEYALAVLRAAHEHGADCLVLCDTNGGTMPEEIGSIIRTVRERLPHAALGIHAHNDCELAVANSLAAVNSGAVQVQGTVNGIGERCGNANLCSVIPNLQLKMEGFSCLSDASLTRLKSTAAFVSEVSNLAPFRRQPFVGNAAFAHKGGVHVSAIMKDSALYEHIDPSLVGNAQRVLMTEQGGKSNILSLSRTLGFELEKGDPLLDVLSAAVKKNAALGYDYVAAPASAELLFLRHMPDSALKPYFNILRTVVLTSRHEMDPDMMVEASLKLDVHGNVEHTAAGGFGPVHALDRALRRALTRWYPELEQMHLIDYKVRVLSPTRTNIPDAAEENGTGSNVRVLIESSDGVATWTTVGVSYNIIEASLEALADAVTYKLYKTEQARWRAEC; the protein is encoded by the coding sequence ATGTCCACCAAAATTTTCCTCTATGATACCACGCTGCGCGATGGAGCGCAGAGTGAAGACGTCAACTTGAGTGCGACGGACAAGGTCCGCATCGCCCGGCAGCTGGATTATCTGGGCATGGACTACATTGAGGGCGGCTGGCCCGGCGCCAACCCGGTGGAGACGGAATTTTTCAAGGCCATGAAGGACGTGGAGCTCAGGAATGCGAAGCTGGCCGCCTTCGGCAGCACGCACCATCCGTCCAGTACGCCGGAGACGGACCCCACGCTGAACGCCCTGGTTTCCAGCGGCGCGCGGGTGGCCGCCATCTTCGGGAAATCCTGCCCCCGCCATGTGGAAGTGGCGCTGGCCATCTCCCGGGAACGCAATCTGGAAATCATCGGCAACTCCATCTCCTTCCTTAAAAAGAATTTGGAAGAAGCTTTTTTTGACGCGGAACACTTTTTTGACGGCTTCAAGCGGGACCCGGAATACGCCCTGGCCGTGCTCCGCGCCGCCCATGAGCACGGCGCGGACTGCCTGGTCCTGTGCGATACCAACGGAGGCACCATGCCGGAGGAAATCGGTTCCATCATCCGGACGGTCAGGGAACGCCTTCCGCATGCCGCCCTGGGCATCCACGCCCACAATGACTGCGAGCTGGCCGTCGCCAACAGCCTGGCCGCCGTGAACAGCGGGGCCGTCCAGGTGCAGGGCACCGTGAACGGCATCGGGGAACGCTGCGGAAACGCCAACTTGTGCTCCGTCATTCCCAACCTTCAGTTGAAGATGGAGGGCTTTTCCTGCCTCAGTGACGCCTCCCTGACGCGCCTCAAATCCACCGCCGCCTTCGTTTCGGAAGTGTCCAACCTGGCCCCCTTCCGGCGGCAGCCCTTTGTGGGGAACGCCGCCTTCGCCCACAAGGGGGGCGTGCATGTGAGCGCCATCATGAAGGACTCCGCCCTGTACGAGCACATTGACCCCTCCCTGGTGGGGAACGCCCAGCGCGTGCTGATGACGGAGCAGGGAGGCAAAAGCAACATCCTTTCCCTGTCCCGTACCTTGGGCTTTGAACTGGAGAAAGGGGACCCGCTTCTGGACGTGCTCTCCGCCGCCGTGAAAAAAAACGCTGCGCTGGGGTATGACTACGTGGCCGCCCCGGCCAGCGCGGAACTGCTCTTCCTGCGGCACATGCCGGACAGCGCGCTGAAGCCGTACTTCAACATCCTGCGCACCGTGGTGCTTACCTCCCGCCATGAAATGGATCCGGACATGATGGTGGAAGCCTCCCTCAAGCTGGACGTCCACGGCAACGTGGAGCACACCGCCGCCGGAGGCTTCGGCCCCGTGCATGCGCTGGACCGCGCCCTGCGCCGCGCCCTGACGCGCTGGTACCCGGAACTGGAACAAATGCACCTGATTGACTACAAGGTGCGCGTGCTCTCCCCCACCCGGACGAACATTCCGGACGCGGCGGAGGAAAATGGCACCGGCTCCAATGTGCGCGTGCTCATTGAATCCTCGGACGGCGTCGCCACCTGGACCACAGTGGGCGTCTCCTACAACATCATTGAGGCCAGCCTGGAAGCCCTGGCGGACGCCGTCACGTACAAGCTCTACAAGACGGAGCAGGCCAGATGGCGCGCGGAATGCTGA